The Musa acuminata AAA Group cultivar baxijiao chromosome BXJ1-3, Cavendish_Baxijiao_AAA, whole genome shotgun sequence genome window below encodes:
- the LOC103978690 gene encoding uncharacterized protein LOC103978690, protein MNDPSQMMNRGFGIWPPPADDPMGFPPLPRPPLFAAGAGGGKPSRMNWKGKKVADKRKKADGGVVGPAGGGVSGYNPLGLGEHQFQNRAKARRFYPKKKFVRFAPFAPRNTTSFIMRAKKAGGIASLVSPCPVTPTILPTPSFSPTREGLVDMAKEEWGVDGYGSMKGLIRLRSPNGYEIRAGGGEEEDELDEVSSDSDVDQYLDQQHQEVERRLDHDVSRFEMVYPGEEHGSGATACLLENRVDNQDTHIARLEEENFMLKERLFLMEREMGDLRRRLQLLEARCHLGEEHHKDSGDGNNRDVRNENRSTNEEASENEEGGDVCSDRIAEDCDESAGIPMRE, encoded by the coding sequence ATGAATGATCCGTCCCAGATGATGAACCGGGGCTTCGGAATCTGGCCGCCTCCGGCGGATGATCCGATGGGCTTCCCGCCCCTGCCCCGTCCGCCGCTGTTCGCTGCCGGCGCTGGGGGTGGTAAACCGAGCCGGATGAACTGGAAGGGGAAGAAGGTCGCCGACAAGCGGAAGAAGGCTGACGGGGGAGTCGTCGGCCCGGCTGGCGGCGGCGTCTCCGGCTACAACCCCCTCGGCCTCGGCGAGCACCAGTTCCAGAACCGCGCCAAGGCCCGAAGGTTCTATCCCAAGAAGAAGTTCGTGCGCTTTGCCCCTTTCGCTCCCCGGAACACGACCTCCTTCATCATGCGCGCCAAGAAGGCCGGCGGGATCGCATCGTTGGTGTCGCCGTGCCCAGTTACGCCGACGATCCTCCCGACGCCCAGCTTCTCTCCGACCCGTGAGGGCCTCGTCGACATGGCCAAGGAGGAGTGGGGCGTCGACGGGTACGGTTCGATGAAGGGCCTGATCCGGCTCCGCTCGCCCAACGGCTACGAGATCCGGGCGGGAGgcggggaggaggaggacgagctcGACGAAGTGTCGAGCGACAGCGATGTTGACCAGTACCTGGATCAGCAGCACCAAGAAGTCGAGCGGCGTCTGGACCATGATGTGAGCCGGTTCGAGATGGTGTACCCCGGGGAGGAACACGGGTCGGGCGCCACTGCCTGTTTGCTGGAGAACAGGGTGGATAACCAGGACACTCACATTGCGAGGCTGGAGGAAGAGAACTTTATGCTAAAGGAGAGGCTTTTCCTGATGGAGAGGGAGATGGGAGACCTCAGGAGGAGGCTGCAATTGCTGGAGGCTAGGTGCCACCTCGGGGAGGAACACCATAAGGATAGCGGCGATGGTAACAATAGGGACGTCAGGAATGAAAACAGGAGCACTAATGAGGAGGCTTCAGAGAACGAGGAGGGCGGGGATGTGTGTTCCGACAGGATTGCTGAAGACTGTGATGAGAGTGCCGGCATCCCGATGCGCGAGTGA
- the LOC135580983 gene encoding glutamate receptor 3.1-like isoform X2 codes for MMLALFPLFFCLFSITSGATRSVSSRPAVVHVGAIFTFNSTIGRVAKVAIDAAKQDVNSDPTVLRGTRLDITMRNTNCSGFFGMIEALQFMETDTVAIVGPQCSTIAHVISHLANELHVPLLSFSATDPTLTALEYPYFVRTSQSDLFQMAAIAKIVDYYQWRQVIAIYVDDDNGRNGVAALGDKLAERRCMLSYKARLSPVATRSDVTDLLVKVALMESRVIVLHSNQDYGPMILSVAHYLDMMTNGYVWIATDWLSSLLDSKAPLAPDTMDTMQGVLTLRQHTADSKRKSNFVSRWSNLTKEEDDGNFRLHSYGLYAYDTVWMLAKAIDAFFDDGGIISFSNDSKLHDVQGGTLHLEAMSVFNGGQLLLEKVQNTNFAGLTGVLRYDSDGNLIHPAYDIINVIGTGSRTIGYWSNYSGLSIVPPETLYSKPANASPANDLLYSVIWPGETTTKPRGWVFPNNGKELKIVVPNRVSYQEFVSKSPHTGIVKGYCIDVFTAAVNLLPYAVPFKLIPFGNGHANPSYGELVNMVATGVFDAAVGDIAIVTNRTKIVDFTQPYIESGLVILAPIRKYKSSAWAFLQPFTLEMWCVTGFFFMVIGSVVWILEHRMNDEFRGPPRQQVATVFWFSFSTLFFAHRENTVTTLGRGVLIIWLFVVLIIQSSYTASLTSILTVQQLSSPIKGIDSLKASDERIGFQVGSFAENYMVEELSIPRSRLKALGSREEYEKALELGPDNGGVAAIVDERAYVELFLSTNCNFAIIGSEFTKSGWGFVFPRDSPLAVDMSTAILTLSENGDLQRIHDKWLTRAACISETDEIDSQRLQLSSFWGLFLICGTSCFLALLIYLILVLRQYMKHAPVDKHDSSSGQTPRSGFSLQKFFSFASGKEEDVRSRSKQGEMQKPTINATVDVEA; via the exons ATGATGTTGGCTCTGTTTCCTCTCTTCTTTTGCCTTTTCTCGATCACCAGCGGTGCAACAAGGAGCGTCTCTTCGAGGCCCGCCGTTGTGCACGTTGGGGCTATTTTCACGTTCAACTCGACCATTGGAAGAGTCGCAAAGGTCGCCATTGATGCCGCAAAGCAGGATGTCAACTCCGACCCAACTGTTCTTCGAGGCACAAGGTTGGATATCACGATGAGGAATACCAACTGCAGCGGGTTCTTCGGCATGATAGAAG CTCTGCAATTTATGGAGACTGATACTGTTGCGATAGTTGGGCCACAGTGTTCGACCATTGCTCATGTCATTTCCCATCTTGCCAACGAGCTCCATGTCCCTTTGCTCTCGTTCTCAGCAACAGATCCAACTCTTACTGCGCTCGAGTACCCTTACTTTGTTCGGACCTCACAAAGCGATCTGTTTCAGATGGCCGCCATTGCTAAGATAGTAGACTATTACCAGTGGAGACAGGTGATTGCCATCTACGTTGATGATGACAATGGTAGGAATGGAGTAGCTGCATTAGGCGATAAACTTGCAGAGAGGCGCTGCATGTTATCTTACAAAGCGCGGCTGTCGCCTGTAGCCACAAGGAGTGATGTCACAGATTTACTGGTCAAGGTTGCATTGATGGAGTCTCGTGTAATCGTCTTGCATTCGAATCAAGATTATGGTCCCATGATTCTTTCTGTGGCACATTATCTTGACATGATGACGAATGGGTATGTTTGGATTGCAACAGACTGGCTTTCTTCTCTGCTGGATTCTAAAGCCCCCCTTGCCCCTGATACAATGGACACAATGCAAGGGGTTCTTACACTGCGTCAGCACACAGCTGATTCAAAGAGGAAGAGTAACTTCGTTTCTAGGTGGAGCAACTTGACCAAAGAAGAGGATGATGGAAACTTTCGGCTTCACTCATATGGTTTATATGCTTATGATACTGTGTGGATGTTGGCTAAAGCAATTGATGCCTTCTTTGATGACGGCGGAATCATTTCATTCTCTAAtgattcaaaattgcatgatgtacAGGGAGGGACTCTTCACCTTGAGGCAATGAGTGTCTTTAATGGAGGGCAACTTCTTCTGGAAAAGGTCCAAAACACAAATTTTGCAGGTCTAACTGGAGTGCTTCGGTATGATTCCGATGGAAATCTCATTCATCCTGCATATGATATCATAAATGTAATTGGAACAGGGTCAAGAACTATTGGTTATTGGTCCAACTACTCTGGGTTATCAATTGTGCCTCCTGAAACCCTATATTCGAAGCCGGCTAATGCTTCCCCTGCAAATGATCTGCTCTACAGTGTCATCTGGCCTGGGGAAACAACAACAAAGCCTCGAGGATGGGTCTTCCCTAACAATGGTAAAGAGCTGAAGATTGTTGTCCCAAACAGAGTCAGTTATCAGGAATTTGTCTCAAAATCACCACATACAGGCATTGTCAAGGGTTACTGCATTGATGTGTTTACTGCTGCTGTCAACTTACTGCCCTACGCTGTTCCTTTTAAGCTGATACCATTTGGCAATGGTCATGCTAATCCTAGTTACGGTGAACTTGTGAATATGGTTGCTACAGGG GTATTTGATGCTGCCGTAGGTGACATCGCCATTGTTACTAATCGCACAAAGATTGTTGATTTTACACAGCCATACATCGAGTCTGGGCTTGTTATTCTAGCCCCCATTAGAAAATACAAATCGAGTGCTTGGGCATTCTTGCAGCCTTTTACTCTGGAGATGTGGTGTGTCACAGGCTTCTTCTTTATGGTAATAGGATCTGTGGTGTGGATCCTTGAGCACAGGATGAATGATGAATTTCGTGGTCCACCACGACAACAAGTAGCTACAGTCTTCTG GTTCAGCTTTTCAACTTTGTTTTTTGCACATA GAGAGAACACCGTGACCACTCTAGGACGAGGAGTGCTAATAATATGGCTTTTTGTGGTTCTGATTATCCAGTCTAGCTACACTGCAAGCTTGACATCAATCCTAACAGTGCAACAACTCTCGTCTCCTATAAAAGGAATTGACAGCTTGAAAGCTAGTGATGAACGTATAGGGTTTCAAGTAGGTTCATTTGCTGAAAATTATATGGTTGAGGAGCTCAGCATTCCAAGATCCAGGCTTAAAGCCCTTGGATCACGAGAAGAGTATGAAAAAGCTCTTGAACTGGGGCCTGACAATGGGGGTGTTGCTGCCATCGTAGATGAGCGTGCCTATGTTGAGCTCTTCTTATCGACAAATTGCAATTTTGCGATTATTGGTTCAGAATTTACCAAAAGTGGCTGGGGCTTT GTGTTCCCAAGGGACTCTCCATTAGCTGTTGACATGTCAACTGCGATACTTACCTTATCCGAGAATGGAGATCTCCAGAGGATCCATGACAAATGGTTAACAAGAGCTGCTTGCATATCCGAAACTGATGAAATTGACTCTCAAAGGCTTCAACTTAGCAGCTTCTGGGGATTGTTTCTCATATGTGGAACGTCATGCTTCTTGGCTCTCCTCATATACTTGATTCTTGTGTTACGCCAGTATATGAAGCATGCTCCAGTGGACAAACATGACTCTTCCAGCGGCCAAACGCCTCGATCAGGATTCAGCCTTCAGAAGTTCTTCTCGTTTGCTAGCGGCAAGGAAGAAGATGTCAGGAGCCGATCCAAGCAAGGAGAAATGCAGAAGCCAACCATCAATGCCACTGTTGATGTTGAAGCTTAA
- the LOC135580983 gene encoding glutamate receptor 3.1-like isoform X1, giving the protein MEPQKDCPGSQRIEPTGNSVEHKAVTVHSKTALRSSSRCIDMMLALFPLFFCLFSITSGATRSVSSRPAVVHVGAIFTFNSTIGRVAKVAIDAAKQDVNSDPTVLRGTRLDITMRNTNCSGFFGMIEALQFMETDTVAIVGPQCSTIAHVISHLANELHVPLLSFSATDPTLTALEYPYFVRTSQSDLFQMAAIAKIVDYYQWRQVIAIYVDDDNGRNGVAALGDKLAERRCMLSYKARLSPVATRSDVTDLLVKVALMESRVIVLHSNQDYGPMILSVAHYLDMMTNGYVWIATDWLSSLLDSKAPLAPDTMDTMQGVLTLRQHTADSKRKSNFVSRWSNLTKEEDDGNFRLHSYGLYAYDTVWMLAKAIDAFFDDGGIISFSNDSKLHDVQGGTLHLEAMSVFNGGQLLLEKVQNTNFAGLTGVLRYDSDGNLIHPAYDIINVIGTGSRTIGYWSNYSGLSIVPPETLYSKPANASPANDLLYSVIWPGETTTKPRGWVFPNNGKELKIVVPNRVSYQEFVSKSPHTGIVKGYCIDVFTAAVNLLPYAVPFKLIPFGNGHANPSYGELVNMVATGVFDAAVGDIAIVTNRTKIVDFTQPYIESGLVILAPIRKYKSSAWAFLQPFTLEMWCVTGFFFMVIGSVVWILEHRMNDEFRGPPRQQVATVFWFSFSTLFFAHRENTVTTLGRGVLIIWLFVVLIIQSSYTASLTSILTVQQLSSPIKGIDSLKASDERIGFQVGSFAENYMVEELSIPRSRLKALGSREEYEKALELGPDNGGVAAIVDERAYVELFLSTNCNFAIIGSEFTKSGWGFVFPRDSPLAVDMSTAILTLSENGDLQRIHDKWLTRAACISETDEIDSQRLQLSSFWGLFLICGTSCFLALLIYLILVLRQYMKHAPVDKHDSSSGQTPRSGFSLQKFFSFASGKEEDVRSRSKQGEMQKPTINATVDVEA; this is encoded by the exons ATGGAGCCTCAAAAAGACTGCCCCGGTTCACA AAGAATCGAGCCGACGGGAAACTCTGTGGAGCATAAAGCCGTAACAGTTCACAGCAAAACCG CTTTGAGAAGCAGCAGTCGTTGCATCGACATGATGTTGGCTCTGTTTCCTCTCTTCTTTTGCCTTTTCTCGATCACCAGCGGTGCAACAAGGAGCGTCTCTTCGAGGCCCGCCGTTGTGCACGTTGGGGCTATTTTCACGTTCAACTCGACCATTGGAAGAGTCGCAAAGGTCGCCATTGATGCCGCAAAGCAGGATGTCAACTCCGACCCAACTGTTCTTCGAGGCACAAGGTTGGATATCACGATGAGGAATACCAACTGCAGCGGGTTCTTCGGCATGATAGAAG CTCTGCAATTTATGGAGACTGATACTGTTGCGATAGTTGGGCCACAGTGTTCGACCATTGCTCATGTCATTTCCCATCTTGCCAACGAGCTCCATGTCCCTTTGCTCTCGTTCTCAGCAACAGATCCAACTCTTACTGCGCTCGAGTACCCTTACTTTGTTCGGACCTCACAAAGCGATCTGTTTCAGATGGCCGCCATTGCTAAGATAGTAGACTATTACCAGTGGAGACAGGTGATTGCCATCTACGTTGATGATGACAATGGTAGGAATGGAGTAGCTGCATTAGGCGATAAACTTGCAGAGAGGCGCTGCATGTTATCTTACAAAGCGCGGCTGTCGCCTGTAGCCACAAGGAGTGATGTCACAGATTTACTGGTCAAGGTTGCATTGATGGAGTCTCGTGTAATCGTCTTGCATTCGAATCAAGATTATGGTCCCATGATTCTTTCTGTGGCACATTATCTTGACATGATGACGAATGGGTATGTTTGGATTGCAACAGACTGGCTTTCTTCTCTGCTGGATTCTAAAGCCCCCCTTGCCCCTGATACAATGGACACAATGCAAGGGGTTCTTACACTGCGTCAGCACACAGCTGATTCAAAGAGGAAGAGTAACTTCGTTTCTAGGTGGAGCAACTTGACCAAAGAAGAGGATGATGGAAACTTTCGGCTTCACTCATATGGTTTATATGCTTATGATACTGTGTGGATGTTGGCTAAAGCAATTGATGCCTTCTTTGATGACGGCGGAATCATTTCATTCTCTAAtgattcaaaattgcatgatgtacAGGGAGGGACTCTTCACCTTGAGGCAATGAGTGTCTTTAATGGAGGGCAACTTCTTCTGGAAAAGGTCCAAAACACAAATTTTGCAGGTCTAACTGGAGTGCTTCGGTATGATTCCGATGGAAATCTCATTCATCCTGCATATGATATCATAAATGTAATTGGAACAGGGTCAAGAACTATTGGTTATTGGTCCAACTACTCTGGGTTATCAATTGTGCCTCCTGAAACCCTATATTCGAAGCCGGCTAATGCTTCCCCTGCAAATGATCTGCTCTACAGTGTCATCTGGCCTGGGGAAACAACAACAAAGCCTCGAGGATGGGTCTTCCCTAACAATGGTAAAGAGCTGAAGATTGTTGTCCCAAACAGAGTCAGTTATCAGGAATTTGTCTCAAAATCACCACATACAGGCATTGTCAAGGGTTACTGCATTGATGTGTTTACTGCTGCTGTCAACTTACTGCCCTACGCTGTTCCTTTTAAGCTGATACCATTTGGCAATGGTCATGCTAATCCTAGTTACGGTGAACTTGTGAATATGGTTGCTACAGGG GTATTTGATGCTGCCGTAGGTGACATCGCCATTGTTACTAATCGCACAAAGATTGTTGATTTTACACAGCCATACATCGAGTCTGGGCTTGTTATTCTAGCCCCCATTAGAAAATACAAATCGAGTGCTTGGGCATTCTTGCAGCCTTTTACTCTGGAGATGTGGTGTGTCACAGGCTTCTTCTTTATGGTAATAGGATCTGTGGTGTGGATCCTTGAGCACAGGATGAATGATGAATTTCGTGGTCCACCACGACAACAAGTAGCTACAGTCTTCTG GTTCAGCTTTTCAACTTTGTTTTTTGCACATA GAGAGAACACCGTGACCACTCTAGGACGAGGAGTGCTAATAATATGGCTTTTTGTGGTTCTGATTATCCAGTCTAGCTACACTGCAAGCTTGACATCAATCCTAACAGTGCAACAACTCTCGTCTCCTATAAAAGGAATTGACAGCTTGAAAGCTAGTGATGAACGTATAGGGTTTCAAGTAGGTTCATTTGCTGAAAATTATATGGTTGAGGAGCTCAGCATTCCAAGATCCAGGCTTAAAGCCCTTGGATCACGAGAAGAGTATGAAAAAGCTCTTGAACTGGGGCCTGACAATGGGGGTGTTGCTGCCATCGTAGATGAGCGTGCCTATGTTGAGCTCTTCTTATCGACAAATTGCAATTTTGCGATTATTGGTTCAGAATTTACCAAAAGTGGCTGGGGCTTT GTGTTCCCAAGGGACTCTCCATTAGCTGTTGACATGTCAACTGCGATACTTACCTTATCCGAGAATGGAGATCTCCAGAGGATCCATGACAAATGGTTAACAAGAGCTGCTTGCATATCCGAAACTGATGAAATTGACTCTCAAAGGCTTCAACTTAGCAGCTTCTGGGGATTGTTTCTCATATGTGGAACGTCATGCTTCTTGGCTCTCCTCATATACTTGATTCTTGTGTTACGCCAGTATATGAAGCATGCTCCAGTGGACAAACATGACTCTTCCAGCGGCCAAACGCCTCGATCAGGATTCAGCCTTCAGAAGTTCTTCTCGTTTGCTAGCGGCAAGGAAGAAGATGTCAGGAGCCGATCCAAGCAAGGAGAAATGCAGAAGCCAACCATCAATGCCACTGTTGATGTTGAAGCTTAA
- the LOC135632658 gene encoding F-box/kelch-repeat protein At5g42350-like, with product MISTLNRFSSNSRASLLCNDSRKSAEDGETSHRKNMEGLSISKRLVRSVSQKYKKKRSVFRAAHSGGSSRHNSSTCLGHYVKGGGYRRVGACDDFDSTIKRRFSAMDECIPQRMVNGVEDGGVGMECFSYGVSEKFWRSSRKEKPSMQCPSTSSSAVPASLPDDVLEMILARLPLSSVMTARCVCKKWRHLTSTPHFIQMRSDCSYGSPWLFLFGITKGGCHAGDIHALDVSGDRWHRIHSDVLKGRFLFSVTSIKSDIYVVGGCSRSSLSMEKRSIKTHKGVLVFNPLSGSWRKTAPMKSARSGPVLGVFEVGASCSLFEARPKSQDQLQLKSRIGGVSDVYKDPHRLSVRLRLRDAFSEEDVSSERKRRPSNFVGENMSKQLKFALIAVGGCGSWDEPLESGEIYDPVTDKWIEIASLPGEFGVICSGAICGKMFYVYSETDKLAGYDLERGFWMTIQVCHPPPRLREYYPKLIACSSRLFFSCVSWCEIDGRPNRREIAVRKFWELDFTLRAWNEVSWHPDAPMDRDAMFLADDDMIYSIEMFRIFGQVLDFLTACHVSKTGLKWHRITKKHATHEVDASSCVIKSMLVLHF from the coding sequence ATGATCAGCACTTTGAACAGATTCAGCAGCAACAGCAGGGCATCACTTCTATGCAATGATTCAAGAAAATCTGCCGAAGATGGCGAAACATCTCATCGCAAGAACATGGAGGGGTTGAGCATTTCCAAGAGACTAGTGCGGAGCGTGAGCCAGAAGTATAAGAAGAAAAGGAGCGTCTTTAGAGCAGCCCATAGTGGTGGAAGCTCCAGGCACAATTCCTCTACATGCCTCGGCCATTATGTGAAGGGTGGCGGGTATCGTCGGGTGGGTGCTTGCGACGACTTTGATTCTACTATCAAGAGGCGGTTCAGTGCCATGGACGAGTGCATCCCGCAGAGGATGGTCAATGGGGTTGAAGATGGTGGGGTAGGGATGGAGTGCTTCTCTTATGGCGTTTCGGAGAAATTTTGGAGGAGTTCCAGGAAGGAGAAGCCATCTATGCAGTGCCCATCAACTTCATCATCTGCTGTTCCGGCTTCGCTACCTGATGATGTGTTGGAAATGATTCTTGCTCGGCTTCCTTTGTCATCTGTCATGACAGCACGTTGCGTGTGCAAGAAGTGGAGGCACTTGACAAGCACGCCCCATTTCATACAGATGAGAAGCGACTGTTCTTATGGTAGTCCATGGTTGTTCCTGTTTGGCATCACGAAGGGTGGGTGTCATGCTGGTGACATTCATGCTTTGGATGTCTCTGGCGATCGATGGCACAGGATTCACAGTGATGTGCTAAAAGGCAGGTTCTTGTTCTCTGTTACAAGTATTAAGAGTGATATCTATGTTGTTGGTGGTTGCTCTAGGTCTTCTTTGTCAATGGAGAAGAGGTCCATCAAGACTCACAAAGGGGTCCTGGTGTTTAACCCTTTGAGCGGCTCATGGCGTAAAACTGCACCAATGAAATCAGCAAGGTCAGGACCTGTTCTGGGTGTCTTTGAAGTAGGTGCCAGCTGCAGTTTGTTTGAAGCTCGACCCAAGTCCCAAGATCAGCTTCAGTTGAAGTCTCGGATTGGAGGAGTCTCTGATGTATATAAGGATCCACACAGACTCTCTGTCAGGCTTCGGCTTAGAGATGCTTTTAGTGAGGAGGATGTTTCATCGGAGCGCAAAAGAAGACCATCCAACTTTGTTGGAGAAAATATGAGCAAGCAGTTAAAATTTGCACTGATTGCTGTGGGTGGTTGTGGATCCTGGGATGAACCTCTCGAATCTGGTGAGATCTATGATCCTGTAACTGATAAGTGGATAGAGATTGCAAGTTTGCCAGGGGAATTTGGAGTCATTTGCTCAGGTGCCATATGTGGCAAAATGTTTTATGTTTACTCAGAGACAGATAAACTCGCAGGCTATGATTTGGAAAGAGGCTTCTGGATGACAATTCAGGTGTGCCACCCTCCTCCCCGGCTTCGTGAATACTACCCGAAGCTCATTGCTTGTAGCAGTCGGTTGTTCTTCTCTTGTGTGTCATGGTGTGAAATAGATGGCCGACCAAACAGGAGGGAGATAGCTGTGAGGAAGTTCTGGGAGCTGGATTTCACTTTACGCGCATGGAATGAGGTCTCATGGCATCCAGATGCTCCCATGGACCGGGATGCCATGTTTCTTGCAGATGACGATATGATTTACAGTATCGAGATGTTTAGGATATTTGGGCAGGTCCTGGATTTCTTAACTGCTTGTCATGTTTCCAAAACTGGACTGAAGTGGCACCGTATCACCAAGAAGCATGCAACACATGAAGTGGATGCTTCTTCATGTGTAATCAAGTCAATGCTTGTGTTGCACTTCTGA